The nucleotide sequence ATACGCCTCATACACCTCAACTGCCGCTCGTGCGATGCATGTCGGGGGTCGCAGATCACGACCTTCGTTAGCATCGATCTCATGCGAATTCGTCGGCGCCATGACAGCAAGAGCCTTGATCCGACGGCCCTTCCCCGCGATCCACGCGCCGACGAGTATCCGATGCCGAGCGTGCCGTACGGGTGGTACGCGGTCCTGCGGAGCGGGGAGTTGCGGGCGGGGAAGGTCGTCAGCCTGCACTACTTCGGGCGGGCGCTGATCGCGTTCCGCGGGGCGGACGGGCGGGCGGCCGTGCGGGACGCGCACTGTCCGCACTACGGCGCGCATCTGGGCGTCGGCGGGAAGGTCGTGGACGGGACGGTCCAGTGCCCGTTCCACGGGTGGCGGTTCGGGACGGACGGGCGGTGCGTGGAGGCCCCGTTCGCCGCTCGGACGCCCAAGGTGTCGATCGGCGGGCTCCCGGTGCGTGAGCACAGCGGGCTCGTCCTCGTGTACGCCGGGCCGGGCGAACCCTCGTGGGAGGTGCCGGAGATCGAGGAGACGGGGTCCCGTGACTTCGCCTCGCCGATCGACGACGTCTGCCGGGCGCGGATCCACATCCAGGAGATGCGCGAGAACATCGTCGACGAGTCCCACTTCCACTTCATCCACGGGCAGAGCGAGCCGCCGGTCCAGCAGTGGCGGGAGGACGGGCCGTTCGCCGAGGCGCGGGGGACGATCAGCCGGCGGGTGTTCGGCTGGGACATCCACAACACGTTCGACGCGTACATGTACGGGCCGGGGGTGATGGTCGTCCGGGCCCACGGGCCGGTGCTGTCGGTGACCGCCGTCGCGCTCAGCACGCCCGTCGACGACCGCACGAGCG is from Streptomyces sp. NBC_01314 and encodes:
- a CDS encoding Rieske 2Fe-2S domain-containing protein; translation: MRIRRRHDSKSLDPTALPRDPRADEYPMPSVPYGWYAVLRSGELRAGKVVSLHYFGRALIAFRGADGRAAVRDAHCPHYGAHLGVGGKVVDGTVQCPFHGWRFGTDGRCVEAPFAARTPKVSIGGLPVREHSGLVLVYAGPGEPSWEVPEIEETGSRDFASPIDDVCRARIHIQEMRENIVDESHFHFIHGQSEPPVQQWREDGPFAEARGTISRRVFGWDIHNTFDAYMYGPGVMVVRAHGPVLSVTAVALSTPVDDRTSELRMLYYLRKPAWLPFLTPLFKLVFRAEALGEVREEVRIWDHKIHQARPVLLPHEKGIRALRRWYAQFYPAGSTGDGPMPVRSVQPAEGAAGTTRFEEVGRAH